One genomic window of Gossypium hirsutum isolate 1008001.06 chromosome D11, Gossypium_hirsutum_v2.1, whole genome shotgun sequence includes the following:
- the LOC107961863 gene encoding leucine--tRNA ligase, cytoplasmic: MATEGGKSFARRDKLLEIESKVRVWWDEKDVFKAEPAEKPPQPGEKFFGNFPFPYMNGFLHLGHAFSLSKLEFAAAYHRLRGANVLLPFAFHCTGMPIKASADKLAREIQQFGNPPTFPHEVVEEEPNPKEESDPNEGANVVPDKFKGKKSKAASKSSGQMFQWEIMRSFGLSDSEISKFQNPYEWLKFFPPLAVEDLKAFGLGCDWRRSFVTTDMNPFFDSFVKWQMRKLKSLGKIVKDMRYTIYSPLDGQPCADHDRATGEGVQPQEYTIIKMEVVSPFPAKMRVLEGKKVFLAAATLRPETMYGQTNCWVLPDGKYGAFEINDTDIFILTERAALNLAYQKLSRVPEKPTCLVELTGYDLIGLPVKSPLSFNEIIYALPMLTILTDKGTGIVTSVPSDAPDDYMALQDLKAKPAFRAKFGVKDEWVLPFEIVPIIDIPEYGDRAAEKVCLDLKIKSQNEKDKLAEAKRLVYLRGFTEGTMIVGEYAGRRVQEAKPLLRTKLIETGQAIIYSEPEKKVMSRSGDECVVALTDQWYITYGEPEWKKLSEECLSNMNLYSDETRHGFEHTLGWLNQWACSRSFGLGTRIPWDEEFLVESLSDSTIYMAYYTVAHLLQNGDMYGKSADLVQPAQMTDEVWEFLFCGGPYPKSSNIPAATLNKMKQEFEYWYPFDLRVSGKDLIQNHLTFCIYNHTAIMSKDHWPRGFRCNGHIMLNSEKMSKSTGNFRTLRQAIEEFSADATRFSLADAGDGVDDANFVFETANTAILRLTKEIAWMEEILAAESSLRIGPPSTYADRVFENEINIAVKMTEKNYRDYMFREALKTGFYDLQTARDEYRFSCGSGGMNRDLVWRFMDVQTRLITPVCPHYAEFVWRELLKKDGFVIKAGWPSACSPDLKLKSANKYLQDSIVLMRKLLNKQILGSKKSNKKGAPATSLSEDRLKGLIYVNEKFEGWQAECLQILQSKFDSNARTFASDGEIMKALQESTVGQAADFKKIQKQCMPFLRFKKDEAIKIGVQALDLKLPFGEIDVLKENLDLIKRQLGLEEVEVLSFTDSDASAKAGTHASLLNQNPPSPGNPTAIFLPR; this comes from the exons ATGGCAACAGAGGGAGGCAAGAGCTTTGCAAGGAGAGACAAACTACTTGAAATCGAGTCAAAGGTTAGAGTTTGGTGGGATGAAAAAGATGTTTTCAAGGCTGAACCTGCTGAAAAACCACCTCAACCAGGTGAAAAATTCTTTGGGAACTTTCCGTTTCCTTATATGAATGGTTTTTTACATCTAGGTCATGCCTTTTCTCTGTCCAAACTCGAGTTTGCTGCTGCTTACCATAGATTAAGAGGTGCGAATGTGTTATTGCCATTTGCTTTTCACTGTACTGGTATGCCAATTAAGGCTTCTGCTGATAAACTTGCTAGAGAAATCCAACAATTCGGTAATCCACCAACTTTTCCTCACGAGGTTGTAGAGGAGGAACCTAACCCAAAAGAAGAATCTGACCCAAATGAGGGTGCCAACGTGGTACCTGATAAGTTTAAAGGGAAAAAGTCTAAAGCAGCGTCTAAGTCTAGTGGGCAGATGTTTCAGTGGGAAATTATGAGGAGTTTTGGCCTTTCAGATAGTGAGATATCCAAGTTTCAAAACCCATATGAATGGTTGAAGTTTTTTCCGCCATTGGCAGTAGAAGACCTTAAGGCCTTTGGCTTAGGTTGTGATTGGAGAAGGTCGTTTGTGACTACGGATATGAATCCATTTTTTGATTCTTTTGTTAAGTGGCAGATGAGGAAGTTGAAATCGCTGGGTAAGATCGTTAAAGATATGAGGTATACCATATATTCTCCTTTAGACGGTCAGCCTTGTGCTGATCATGATAGGGCAACCGGTGAAGGTGTTCAGCCTCAAGAGTATACTATTATCAAAATGGAAGTAGTGTCACCTTTTCCAGCTAAAATGCGTGTTTTGGAAGGGAAAAAAGTGTTTTTGGCTGCTGCAACATTGAGGCCTGAAACCATGTATGGGCAAACAAATTGCTGGGTATTGCCTGATGGGAAATATGGAGCCTTTGAAATCAATGATACTGACATATTTATTCTGACTGAGAGGGCAGCACTCAACCTTGCTTATCAGAAGCTCTCCCGTGTCCCCGAGAAGCCTACTTGCTTGGTTGAGCTGACTGGTTATGACCTGATTGGGCTGCCAGTAAAGTCTCCTCTCTCATTTAATGAAATCATATATGCTCTTCCAATGTTGACCATTCTAACAGACAAAGGTACCGGAATAGTCACCAGTGTTCCTAGTGATGCTCCTGATGATTATATGGCCTTACAAGATTTAAAAGCAAAACCTGCTTTTCGGGCAAAGTTTGGGGTGAAAGATGAGTGGGTGTTGCCTTTTGAGATTGTACCCATCATTGACATTCCTGAGTATGGAGACAGGGCAGCTGAAAAGGTTTGTCTGGATCTTAAAATTAAAAGTCAGAATGAGAAAGACAAACTTGCTGAGGCAAAGAGATTGGTGTACTTGAGAGGTTTTACAGAGGGAACTATGATTGTTGGAGAATATGCTGGAAGAAGAGTCCAGGAAGCTAAGCCGCTGTTGAGGACCAAACTGATTGAGACGGGCCAGGCAATAATTTATAGTGAGCCTGAGAAGAAGGTCATGTCAAGGTCTGGTGATGAGTGTGTTGTGGCTCTTACAGATCAATGGTACATCACATACGGGGAACCAGAATGGAAAAAATTGTCTGAGGAGTGCTTATCCAACATGAATCTATACTCTGATGAGACACGTCATGGCTTTGAACATACGTTAGGATGGCTGAACCAATGGGCTTGCTCACGATCCTTTGGCCTTGGGACTCGCATTCCTTGGGATGAAGAATTCCTTGTTGAGTCATTATCTGACTCAACCATTTACATGGCTTATTACACAGTTGCTCATCTTTTACAAAATGGGGACATGTATGGAAAAAGTGCTGATCTGGTTCAACCTGCCCAGATGACAGATGAGGTCTGGGAATTTCTCTTCTGTGGTGGTCCCTATCCCAAATCTTCAAATATCCCAGCTGCTACTCTTAATAAGATGAAGCAGGAATTTGAATACTGGTACCCGTTTGATCTACGAGTGTCTGGAAAGGACCTTATCCAGAACCATTTGACATTTTGTATCTACAACCACACAGCAATCATGTCCAAAGATCACTGGCCTCGTGGATTCAGGTGCAATGGACATATTATGCTCAATTCAGAGAAGATGTCCAAGTCTACTGGAAATTTCAGGACATTGCGCCAGGCAATTGAGGAATTCTCTGCTGATGCTACTAGATTCTCTCTAGCTGATGCTGGGGATGGCGTGGATGATGCAAACTTTGTGTTTGAGACAGCCAATACTGCAATTTTGCGCCTTACAAAAGAGATTGCATGGATGGAAGAGATTCTGGCTGCAGAATCGTCGTTGAGGATAGGTCCCCCATCTACCTATGCTGATCGGGTTTTTGAAAATGAGATAAACATCGCTGTCAAGATGACTGAGAAGAATTATCGAGATTATATGTTTCGAGAGGCTCTCAAAACTGGCTTTTATGATCTTCAAACTGCGAGGGATGAGTATAGGTTCTCTTGTGGCAGTGGGGGCATGAACCGTGACCTTGTATGGCGTTTTATGGATGTGCAGACTAGGCTTATCACTCCAGTCTGCCCTCACTATGCGGAGTTTGTTTGGAGAGAGCTTCTGAAGAAGGATGGCTTTGTGATAAAAGCTGGCTGGCCATCAGCTTGTTCTCCAGATCTTAAACTTAAGAGTGCCAATAAGTATCTGCAGGATTCCATTGTGTTGATGAGAAAGCTGCTGAATAAGCAGATTTTGGGCTCAAAGAAATCTAATAAGAAAGGGGCTCCAGCTACATCACTATCTGAGGACAGGTTGAAAGGCCTAATCTATGTGAATGAGAAATTCGAAGGATGGCAAGCAGAGTGTTTGCAGATTCTCCAAAGCAAGTTTGACAGTAATGCCCGAACTTTTGCATCAGATGGGGAGATAATGAAAGCATTACAGGAGAGCACTGTTGGTCAGGCAGCAGACTTCAAAAAGATCCAGAAACAATGTATGCCATTCTTGAGGTTCAAGAAGGATGAGGCTATTAAAATTGGTGTCCAAGCTCTGGATTTGAAACTTCCCTTTGGAGAGATTGACGTCCTCAAAGAGAACTTGGACTTGATCAAAAGACAACTTGGTCTTGAAGAGGTAGAAGTACTGTCATTCACTGACTCTGATGCTAGTGCTAAAGCTGGTACACATGCATCCCTGCTAAACCAGAATCCTCCATCCCCTGGAAATCCAACTGCCATCTTCTTGCCAAG GTAA
- the LOC121223112 gene encoding uncharacterized protein — MGDDAPYEGFGDSDEHSNENEGIPPDEVPANPSHEIPNRRKQTLGAVHGKGKKSSSSRKSSRNTLTTQIEKLCESMASPRKSMNEIIFPHSQYTISNAMDALRALGDEIPKRDELYYFSTKMFQIPVKREIFLNLDPDDRVWWLRREYAEQNPIASFSSLVTTSSFPFQPYHQPPPPSAP, encoded by the coding sequence ATGGGAGATGATGCACCTTATGAGGGATTTGGTGATTCAGATGAACATAGTAACGAGAATGAAGGTATTCCCCCTGATGAGGTACCAGCAAACCCTTCTCATGAAATCCCTAATCGAAGAAAGCAAACACTTGGGGCTGTACACGGTAagggaaaaaaatcaagttcaagtagaaaatcatcaagaaatacattaactactcagattgagaaattgtgtgagagtatggctagtccaaggaagtcaatgaatgaaattatttttcctcactctcaatatactatttcaaatgcaatggatgctttgcgtgctttgggagatgaaattccaaaaaGAGATGAACTGTACTATTTTTCCACCAAAATGTTCCAAATACCGGTGAaacgagaaatatttttgaacttagatccagatgatagggtttggtggcttcgacgtgagtatgctgaacaaaatccaattgcatcattttcatccttgGTAACAACATCCTCATTTCCCTTCCAACCATACCATCAACCACCTCCACCATCAGCTCCTTAG